DNA sequence from the Amycolatopsis sp. Hca4 genome:
CAGCAGCAGGTCGTCGCCGGGCAGGGACTCGGGCACGGTCGGGACCGGCCGCATGACCGACCCGATCGGCACGGCCGCCCGGTCGGCGGCGGGCACGGCGAAGGCCTGCTTGACGTGCACGGCGCCGCGGACGTCGTCGAGGTCCTCGGCGTGCACCGGGAACCGCGAAAAGCCGGTGCGGCGGGAGATCTCGATCAGGTCCTGGACGGTGTCGTCGATCGCGAGGGACTCCAGCTGCACGCGCGGGGTCATCAGTTCTTCGGCGGTGCGCTCGCCGAACCGCAGTGAGCGGTCGAGCAGCTCGGCCGTGGACGTGTCGAGCGTGCCGCTTTCGGCGCTGGACCGCACGATCGAGCCCAGTTCCTGCGGCGAGCGCGCGGACCGCAGCTCCTCCTGCGGCTCGACGCCGAACTTGCGCACGAGGAAGTTCGCGCTGTTGTTCATCAGCGTGATGAGCCAGCGGAAGAGCGCGGAGAACCGCGAGTGGTAGCCGGCGACCGCGCGCGCGGTCGGCAGCGGCCGGGCGATCGCCAGGTTCTTCGGGACCATCTCGCCGAGGATCATCGACAGCGAGGTGGCGATGACCAGGGCGAGCACGATCGACGCGCCCCCGGCGAACCCGGCGGGCAGCCCGACCGCGGTCAGCAGCGGCCGGACGAGCTCGCCGATCAGCGGCTCGGCCAGGTACCCGGTGATCAGCGTGGTGAGGGTGATCGCGACCTGGGCGCCGGAGAGCTGGAACGACAGCGTCCGGTGCGCCTTCTGGACGGTCAGCGCGCGGCGGTCGCCGACCTGGCGGACGTTGGCCTCGACGGTGCTGCGTTCGAGCGCGGTCAGCGAGAACTCGGCCGCGACGGCGAGCCCGGTGCCGATCGTCAGCAGCACGAAGAGGAGGACGCCGCCCACGGCGAGGAGGACTTGGGTCATTCCGCACCCGCCTCGGTGGCGGGGGACGAACCTATCGGACAGCCGGGTCGGTCACCCGGCCCGGTACTGTCACCGGGTGACTGCGCTGCGCGCACGAAACGGTCACTCCTAGCAAGAAATCGGCGTGTACTGCGGATATGGGGATCAGCTTAACGTGTCTTTTGCGTCCGCCGCTGGCATCCCGGGTGTGTCGGAGCGCTCATCCGCCGCCGGGCCGGTGCCGTCGCACGGTTTCTTCGACGAGATCGAGCACCGGCCCCAGCCCGGAGGCGGGCAGGCCCATGGCCAGGTGCGAGACGAGGCCCTCGAGGACGAGCTCGAGGAAGGCGGTGAGCACGTCGACGTCGACGTCGTCGCGCAGGTTCCCGGCTTCCCGCTGGCGCAGCAGCCGCAGCCG
Encoded proteins:
- a CDS encoding hemolysin family protein, with protein sequence MTQVLLAVGGVLLFVLLTIGTGLAVAAEFSLTALERSTVEANVRQVGDRRALTVQKAHRTLSFQLSGAQVAITLTTLITGYLAEPLIGELVRPLLTAVGLPAGFAGGASIVLALVIATSLSMILGEMVPKNLAIARPLPTARAVAGYHSRFSALFRWLITLMNNSANFLVRKFGVEPQEELRSARSPQELGSIVRSSAESGTLDTSTAELLDRSLRFGERTAEELMTPRVQLESLAIDDTVQDLIEISRRTGFSRFPVHAEDLDDVRGAVHVKQAFAVPAADRAAVPIGSVMRPVPTVPESLPGDDLLLRLRDSRFQLAIVVDEYGGTAGLVTLEDVVEEIIGDVRDEHDEREAPASQQVGADSWLVSGQLRADEITDVTGFRMPDGDYETIAGLILERLGKIPAEGDATEVDGWLLTVTVMDKRRIAEVEVAPVRTAPEAEVAS